In Ectothiorhodospiraceae bacterium 2226, a single window of DNA contains:
- a CDS encoding AI-2E family transporter, producing MLVAIAIGAGALLAFVFLHFLTEVLLLVFAGVLVAILLRGLADLVADYTPASPGWALALVLLGIVGAVGGTLAAWGPAMVQGTIDLIQNLPEAWEGVSERLAEIDWLQGLMERGEEAGAALVPEDVVTHLTGIFSTLIGAVVGFFIILFTGIYLSIEPRLYTQGILHLVPRPRRARACEVLLALRWILQWWLLARLMTMTIVGVLTWIGLLLLGVPMAGTLGLLSGALTFVPTLGPIVAAIPAILLGLAEDPITALWVVGLYIAVQNLEGYIITPLVERRIVSVPPALLLVFQLVMALWAGILGLLLATPVLVTLMVLIKMLYVEDALGDDMDTEAGAETSGEEDVPQGAAATEDPPPEEAAPASRRSR from the coding sequence ATGCTGGTGGCGATTGCGATCGGCGCCGGCGCGCTGCTGGCGTTCGTGTTCCTGCACTTTCTGACCGAGGTGTTGCTGCTGGTGTTTGCGGGTGTGCTGGTGGCCATCCTCCTGCGCGGACTGGCCGACCTGGTGGCCGACTATACGCCGGCGTCCCCCGGTTGGGCGCTGGCGCTGGTACTGTTGGGGATCGTCGGGGCGGTGGGCGGCACCCTGGCGGCCTGGGGCCCCGCGATGGTGCAGGGCACGATCGATCTGATTCAGAATCTTCCCGAGGCCTGGGAAGGGGTGTCCGAGCGCCTTGCCGAGATCGATTGGCTGCAGGGGCTGATGGAGCGCGGCGAGGAAGCCGGCGCCGCGCTGGTGCCCGAGGACGTGGTTACGCATCTCACCGGCATCTTCTCCACCCTGATCGGTGCCGTGGTGGGTTTCTTCATTATTCTCTTCACCGGTATCTACCTCAGCATCGAGCCCCGCCTCTATACGCAGGGGATACTGCACCTGGTGCCCCGCCCGCGGCGCGCGCGGGCCTGCGAGGTGCTGCTGGCGCTGCGCTGGATCCTGCAGTGGTGGCTGCTCGCGCGCCTGATGACCATGACCATTGTGGGTGTGCTCACCTGGATCGGGCTGCTGCTGCTCGGGGTGCCCATGGCAGGTACGCTGGGACTGCTATCGGGCGCGCTGACCTTCGTTCCTACGCTGGGACCGATCGTGGCGGCCATCCCCGCCATCCTGCTCGGCCTGGCCGAAGACCCCATCACCGCGCTGTGGGTGGTCGGCCTGTACATTGCGGTGCAGAACTTGGAGGGCTACATCATCACGCCCCTGGTCGAGCGGCGGATCGTGTCGGTGCCGCCGGCGCTGTTGTTGGTGTTCCAGTTGGTGATGGCCCTGTGGGCCGGCATCCTCGGACTGCTGCTCGCGACCCCGGTGCTGGTGACGCTGATGGTGCTGATCAAGATGCTCTACGTGGAGGATGCGCTCGGCGACGACATGGACACCGAGGCCGGGGCCGAGACCAGCGGCGAGGAGGACGTCCCCCAGGGGGCCGCGGCCACCGAGGATCCGCCGCCCGAGGAAGCCGCGCCGGCTAGTCGCCGATCACGGTGA